Genomic window (Gymnogyps californianus isolate 813 chromosome 2, ASM1813914v2, whole genome shotgun sequence):
agagccctgctaccaaaaccttgccatgcaaacccaagaCAAGGGGCCATGTCCAGACAAAGACATAACTGGATCAGTCCTTATGTTTGAGATGACGGTCCTGTTATGCTGCTGTCACCATGAAACAGAGCCTCAGATATGCCCCTTTTTTGTCCAGCTGGTTTAATGTCAGTTTGGAGAAACTGGGAATCCAGTTGGTGGGATAAGGAAAACGAAGCTCAGAGAATAACTGATATCTCATCCTAATTAATGTCCATGTAAAGACTTGCACAGTAAAATGAGACTTATGACTCACCTCCCTTAGCCCTAAGCAGTGCTGGAGGAAATGTTCATTTTacagagaaacaaacacaagGCAAGAAGCAAAGATGACCCACCCACTATGAGCACTTCTGTTTGAACAGAAAGACCTATCTTTTGTAGGCGGGCACAGCATTTTCCAGAGGATGGAAACCCCGGGGTAGTAATTATCTGATTCTTCAACCTACaaaccagagggaaaaaatgagtgTTGGGGGGAAAGAACATGTCTCggtatttaacaaaaacaagagACATACCTGAACCGCGCAGCTGAGATCCCGATCCAGATGGCAGTCTCTACTTTGAACTCCCAAACTGGAGGTTTATCTGGTTTCACTTCAGTGCCCCTTACAGATAAAAGCCAGGACCAAAGTCTAGAGAGCTTGAACGCTGGCGTCGAACTTGGGCCTATATTTGTGGCAAACTGTGATACCTTATAAGAAGATCACTAAGAGGAAATACATGTatcacaaaaaaacctgttagGCAGATGGCTAAGAACCAAAAATTCCAGTCTAGACTGGAGTGTGCTGCAGGCTAAGTCACttacagcagagagaaacaaaagtttAGGAGGATTAAACAATTAGCAACTCTCATTTATTGGAGACTGTGTAGGAAACATTGCTGtaaattctttcttgtctggGATGAGTTAGCTACAGACACGTTTCCTCTCAAAGCCTTTGTAGATTCAAGAACATCACTAGCAAAATCCCAGAATTACTGACAGTGGTTTAGGTCCCTGTTTGgctttttcctcaaaaagatACAGCAGCATCACTGTTTTTGGACTACACATCTGGAAGGCCAGCTGTCTTTTGCTTCTTTGATACTCAGTTCATCAGAGATCCAAGTGCCCACATTGTGGCatctcatgttttaaaaaatgcagcaatgTCCTttgtgaaaaaggcaaaagatcAGGGGGGACAGGCAATTTGTAGGAAGAACCAAAAGATTATAGGTAACTGTAGGGATTTGGGGATTTGGCTTAAATGAAGAGTAGGGAAAATACTGCTATGTAGCAAAGAATATAGCAGCATGCAGACAGAACGTGATTCAGAGTTGAGGAAGCTGGTTTGCTCCTGGGGTTTGGGTTCAAGAAATCAAGAGTGCAGGAAAGGACAATCTGAAGCATGAGACTGAGCCAGGGGAGATAAGCAGGGCAGGGTTTTGTGGAGAGAGATGGAACAAGGAGACTACAGGTAAAGAAATTGGTGGCTGTGGAGGGCAGAAGACCATAGTGAAGCCAGAACATTACATTTTCAGATGTGAAGCCAGAACATAACGTCTTCAAAAACAAGACAACGCTGTGTGGGATATGAGAGGTAACAAAACATGCAGGAGAAGCCATAACTCAAGGTAGAAGAGCTTTACACTGGATGCTGTGTGGAAGCTGAAGGTGAACTTTCAATCTGGTGATGGTTTGATGATAGAGCGAATTATCACTGAATTTGCAGAACAGGTTCCCTTATAGCTGCTTGTTTAACAACCTGCAAAACTTtccaaaaatgccttttcctgcGACTGAAACTTTTCATGTTTGCACTGAAGCAAAAACTATGTGTGCCTGTGTGAATGTCTGAGTCTGTTTTGAGGGTATGTAAGACATCATTCTTAGGACAATTTTCAGAAGCTGACCAgagctacaaagaaaaatatcctttcaCTAAGATAtccagcttttttccctttgaatatATTCATTTTACTAGAATAAAACGCGCTACCACAGTAATTATTTACAGGCAAATTAACCTTACTTaggagaaatgtattttaataggCCTGCACTGGACGTAGAAAAGGGAGTTTGCAACTGTGTGGGGGAATAGGGAAAAAGTCCTAAGAGACTGAAATACAACCTTGCGCATAGATAATCCTTGTCGGTAGGTATCCAGTAAGGTGGTGGTGAAGCTGCAGGGTGTTTCACACAACAGTGCTGTATCCCTTTCACAAACAGGCTGGGCAAGAACGGGCTCCAAGGAAAAATGTGCCCCAGTGCAATTGTAAAGGACTTGAGTCTTCAGAAGAAATCCAGGGAGACAACGTTGGGCTGAGGATTAGCTGTGAGGGTTGTATCTGCACCACCAAAGCAATGTTGTTTCTCTGTGGCTGTGACTGGTATTAGATAAAGAAGGTTTTGGCAGCCTGGGGTTGTTAATTTAACGTTTGCCTAGCCAAGAGTGGGCAAAGAAACATATGACACAGTGCCATTTGTTATTAAAACCCACAGCaatgtatttgatttttggGGAGttgccctttttcttcctgtcactTGTTCCTTATCCTTGTTGGTTCCTCTTTCCACAGTCACATGTTCCCCTCTAGCTCAAAGACATGATTTTCAGGACGACTTACAGCTATGCTGCCGATTCTATATTCATTAGATCATGCTCTGTTTCTGGTGTTAGTCTGTCTCTTTCCATCACTACAGAGCTCCCTGCCACATTGAGAAAATGTTGTTTGCAGTAATGACCTTGGCTTGCAGGACATGGCAGCTGATTTTGAGGGAAATCCTTCTGGTAGGAAGAGGACTTGAGGGGGAAATGCCAGCATTTGGGCACTTGGGAACCTACCCAAGATCACAGTCTTTTGGGCAACAGTGTCCATTGTGGCAATACATTggtgtctctctttttccttccaaaagttTTTCCACACCTGTCATTCCTACCAGTCCCAAATGTCTCCTCCAAGAAGAGGCTGGCAATtattcttaaaaacagaaactgagcaatcttctctctctctttctctctttttccttttaaaaagatcagGGAAGAAAGACACagtcctcttctttctcctgttgCAGCAGAGGGATTGTTCACTCAGGCAACAGAAGAACTGTGGTCATTTACTTCTTCAGCCCCAGGCGAGGTACAAATGCACGTCACCACCAGGGCAGGAGAGCCCTAGCGACAAGGTGGCAAAGCACCACTTTCAGGGTACTAAAGACCCTGCAACTGCCCTTCAAGAATAACATGCATGTTGTCAGTGCGTTGCACAAACAGGGTGCTCTCAGGACACTTCAGCATTGCTTCACTTTGTGGATCttggagaggcagaggaggaagtCAGCTGCTCAAACCACAGCAGCgctgaaggtatttttaaaaattccagttCAAACAATGAAATAGGCAAACAGTTCTAAGGTCAAACACAGACATCTGGTGTGTCAGTGTATCTTCAGGGCTAGTTTGCTGCTGGGCACGTGCTTTCTGCATTGCCCTTTTGGAACTTCAGCTTCTGAAGCAAGAGTTGGGTCGGCTTTGGAGCAGAAGTCCAATTTTTGGCTGTGTCTCTATGCCTGGATTACTTCAATCATCAATACTGTTTGAATGAGACTCCTCTATTGACTATTTATAGCTctaaacaaggaaaacaaatactgtcTCTTCAGATGAGCTGCCAATGTCTCTGTAATTCCCGCAGTTGTAGTGCTATGATTGGAATTTGGTGCCAGATGCATGGATTCCTCAGACAAACAGCTTtctggcaggagagaggaagatcTGGCTTCAGCAAGCCTGTTTATGTAAAAAGTTGCCATGTTACTGTCTATCATTACctgcatttatttgctttgaagAAGCAGAGAAGCTAGACACCAACTACTGGATAAAAATAGGGATGGCAAACGCCttcacacatatgcacacatagTTAAGCCCATCAGTAACCAGTGACCCTGAAAGGGTAGCTATagacaaacatttttgtttaggCACCCCAACAGTAAGAGGAAAGATTAatttatgctgatttttttcttgctgctgcaggtggagatGGTTCCCTTTGTGCTCCTGacaaggcacagaaagaagGGTGTGTGAATGGGTGGGTGGATggggtgggtgtgggtgtgtggtCCTCACTGGATGGTGTTGGCCAAAGAAAGTCAGATTCTTTCCTGGAGCAGAGCTTATGTGGACAGCTGCTAGAAGAAGAAAGGTTGGCTTCAGAGCCTGGATCCCAGAAATCACTGGTGAGAGAACAGAAGAGTCTTCAGGAATGAGGAAGGGTCAGCAAATACTGGACAGGCTAAATCAGGTCACTCAGGAGAGGGTCAAAGTGAGGGCAGAGAAAGGCATCAGCTTTCAGGGGCAGATTGACTTCCCTCCCACTCATGTCTCGCCCTCCCCCAGCCTTCAAGCAGCTGAAAAGGATGCTGTGTTTCAGTTGGCAAGACATCAGCAAGTGACCTGTTGTTAAGCTCTGGGAAAGCTGGTATGGATTGTTTGTTTGCttgacctttttttttgaggaactTGGTGTACGCCTGAGCGCTATGAAAGTTAGCCACTGGCCAGCCCCGACAAGTCCTCCATCCCAGCAGGAACAGGAGGTCACGGTGAAACCTGCTCACCATCTCTGAGCACAGGGGAGCACCAGCCCCATTCATTCTTCTGGCTCCCTCGCATGCCGCTCTCACACAGAGAGGAATCATGATTCCCACTGAGTTTTCAGAGTTGTCACAGTTTGTGTTTTCCCACTACTGCACCAACCAGTGATTTCTTTATCTGGGGCTCTGAGAGCCCTTCCTCAGCGTTACTCCTGGTGCCTCTTCCTAGCTCACACCATCCTTTGTAGGAAACCAGAAGACCCAGAAACGGTGATAGCTTTTACCACCCAGTACTGTTGAAGGTGGTGTTGAACCAAGGGGCTCCAGCTGGCGGTTTACCTTGAAGTCGTGTGATGTTATGAGCTCCTTGCAGGCGGGGAGGTTTGGCTGTGGCCTGCCCGGAGTGTGCTCCGGTGGGAGTTTCCCTGGGGAGTTACCAGCCCAGCAGCGGCTCGCCTGCCCCGGCATGCCTCatctcctgcccagccctgtcctgcctCCCCAAGACGCttcccacccagccctgcttgCTGAGGGCCAGCGGTGCTCCCTGCCAGGCCACCTGTCCCAGGGGCAGCCGCAGACCTGGACCCCGCACTGGGAGCCCCCCAGAAACTCCCTGCCCGGGCTTCCTCCAGCAAAGCTGCACTCAGGCCCTGCTGTGGAAAGTCCGCCTCTCTTCTGGCCGTCTGACCcggttgtggttttttcccctccacaaTTTTACTGAGATTTCTTACTTTTAAACCCATTTGTCCATTGCTACTTTCTGTTTTAACAGGCTCCTGCTGGCTGAATCCCTGGGCACAACGGCGACCGAAGCACTTACTTGGCACTACAgcatattttcagtgaaaatgggGAGGGGCAGGAATTCAAGAAGGATATTTGACCAGGCATTACTGAAGCTAAGATTTGTCAATTCATAATTTTAACACTCCATGGAAAGTTTGTTGTTTAAAACCGTACGTGGGAAATCTAAGCTGTAATTTTCCCCCGTCTTTGATCAACACACCAGTGTGCTGCTGTGAAGTGAAATAATGTAGGCTGACGGATGAGAATTTTCCCCCAAGGGCATTGCGTTAGGAACGCAACAGTGCTGATGTAGCAAGGAAATAATTCTTGAAATATATGAATGCTGCTGTGTACATGCTTTTATGGCACTTGGGGAagtaatcaaaataatttaaaaatacagaagcctTCATTCTAcagttcttcagcattttaacaCTTGTATATACCTTGAAATGAGTGACTACATGCTGGAGGATAGCGCTGTGCTTTTGTAACAGTTGTAACTTGAAACATCTCAACATGCTGCCTTCGTAGTCCCTCACAGGTTGAGCTCTTCATAAACAGAGATCTTGATGCAGTGGAGGGAGGATGAAAGCCAGGCAGATACCGGTGGAGGGCTGGGAGTTCCCAGCCCTAGTAGCACAAGTGTAATTATTGCTAAATCCCTGTCTTGTTTATTAATAGCATTTAAGTATAACAGTATTTTAGTAAGAACATCTCTCCTACAGTTCTACTCACAACCCTCTCTCCACACAGCCGCTTTTGAATGCTGTTCTACCGTCAGGAGGTCCAAGGAACTAACAGGGCTCCTGCTCTTGAATTTACCCAGCAAGTCATGCTGTCTCTGAAGGTGAGTTTTTCCCATTTAGGTACTTGTAGCAGAAACTTGAGACtacagccttttaaaatgacGTTGCGCACATGCGATGGGATTACAGCAGCTGCATTGCGACTTTGAAGATAAATGAgaactgcattttctgtgagTTTTCTGGCCAAATTGTACTAGCTTTGGGTAGCAAATACCAGTACAGGAGCTGACTTCATTACAAGTGCCTGGTATGCACAGACACACTAACATAAGGTGTGGGAGGTACCTAATGAAGCTTTGCGATCAATCCTCCCGGCTCCTGAGGAAGACGTGTAAAGGACACAAACTCCAGTTGTTCCCACAAACtattctgttgttcttttttgttttggggttttgttttttccccgCTGCCATCCATTACCACATTCAGACAAAGCGTCTTAGGAGAAAGAACGGCACTTTGGCAAACAACACCTGACTTTCTGCAGCATGGCTACGTGGCACATAGAGTTCAAGATTTCCTATTGTTTCTTTTACGCTCTTCACAGCACTTAGCAGCTCACGTGGATTGGACACAGtacttcttaaaagaaacagcGTACTGGAACAGCAAACATTGATCAACACATACCGCAGCAGTTTTGGATGGTTAAGCAAAACTTTTCTAGCATAGCATGACCAACCACATTTCAAACAATGCTTCTGAAGAAAGCTGTCTGTGAACAAACTATTCTTATATTGTTTTGCATCCTATTCGATCTTACATATAAACCAAGTGAGGCTTTTAGCGATTTACAGCCTTCAGAAGAGGTTACCCAGTGCTCAATTCTCAGAACAGGTAATAGCATTTCGTTAAAACCACACTGGTTGTGGAGCGTACTGACCTCATCCCTCCTACCTGGAAAAAGCTGTTAGCCCCTGCTTGTGCTCCACGCTCTCCTTTGCCAATACAGAGCTAGACTCCCCGCAGTCTCAGGCACAACCAGGACTTGCCAGACTCTTATCTGGACCTGTACCTCGCCGATTCTGCCCGATCTTCTGCGTAGCTTTTCAAGACTAGGCAGAATATGTTTACAGAAGTCACAGGCTTTGCCTGAATTCCACTGATGCCATATCACCTGTCAAGCCCCACCTTGATTAGAGTTCTAACtactggaattatttttattagggaTGTCTAATTACACAGCCAATTTAATTACAAGGACCTGGAGTTAATGCTTGCCTATTTTAACAGCTTGATCTTGTTGAATGCTTTAAATCAGATGCCTGTACTAACAtctatttatattaatttacaaTCCATTTTAGCCAGCTGCCATAGGATGATGGATTAGATGTTACTAACGTAATTCTGTTAGCACAGAACAAAGTCATCCTGGGAAGCAAGGAAGGTTTGCTTTAGCACTACTGTACACTGGTACAGTAGCTGGATATagtcttctctgaaaacacttGTGTACCCATTCCTTCCTTGTAAGTGGCATATAGGGACAACAACTTTTCTTCAGAACTTCTATCATCTTTGGAAGTGAACTCAGTAGCACCCACTTGCAGAGAGATgaaattttcatctttaaaaggGTAAGTTATCTTGTGCCTAATGCACTTGACATTGAGACAAACAGCTCTTGTATTCAGAATTTGTTGCTTAGTTGCCAGccaccttccccttccctgaTCAGCAGTGTTTCAGAGCTAGCCTAACAATTTTAGGTCCAGGGCCTCAAGCTTTAATCCCTGATGAACTGTCTTGACAATAGGACATGCTACTCTGCAATAATTGgttttaaatagcaataaattcattttaaaaggtcatAGTTAAGTGACTTCAGTTCACATTTGCCAGAATAGAGCCCCATGGATTCTAGAAAGCACTGTCTCACATCCTTCAGCTTACTGGTGGGGCTAAGCCAGAACACCATGCTGGAAGTACTCAAGCACCATCTCTTCAAGAATGTGAAAGTAGAGTCATAAGTTTGTAAATATGAATAGCTTCAGTCAAAAAAGACACCACCACATCTGTAATTAAGAACTTTCCTAGGCAGGACTGCTGAAACTCCAACTctacagctgcatttttttcatttctctcatcTCACTGGAATATACCCCATATATTTGGGGCAATTTACTGTAGGAAAGTTCTTCACAAAGTTAATTCTGAAGGCTATTTTACAGTTGGAATACATCAGCTGTTTTAAAGTACACTGCCTGAACAAAGGTGGTTATACCATGtcagttttcttccctcccttgaAATTTGCATGCACCTGAGGAAACTTCATTACCTCTTAAAACATGACACAACACTCAAGACtgtaaacatgaaaatacttcatactgtattttcagttcagtaaTGCCTCAGAtgaatttcagaacaaaattaGTCTTATCAATAACACAAAGTAgatttttaaagtcctttattaatctgaatataaaaagacagaagttgCCTACGATATAGGACAAAGCTTTTGCTTCatgaggaaacaaaattttctttacaaagtgaaaaaataaataccctCTTAGAGTAAGGTTTATATGCTAATGTGTCATAAAAAAGTagagttttaatattttgacaaaatgtCTGTGCAAAGAAACAGATGCATAAACACACATTACTGCTACATTAAGGCAATATGAAAAGTATAGTCAGAAAATTTCAGTAAAGTGACAGTGTACTTTTCTAGCTTTGATTAAGCCAGTATTGCACCCAAACATGGTCTCTAGTTCCCTCTGTACCCTGGAGAATACACTAGGAAACCAGAGCCCAAAATGCCCAAGTAGGGGGGTGgagattaaaaacattttagcagGAAATGACCTACCCAATAAAGATGTTAactgaagaaagcatttaaaattatacaCAACCCTTATTTTAGAAGTTAATGGTACATGTTTAACAGTTTAAAATCAGTCTCCAAAAATAAAGCCAACTTAAAGGGCAGCTCACTGCAGCTCCCGAGACCACCAGCCAATTTGGATGTGGGAAACCTGGGAGTACCTTGCCCACTGAGAGCTGTGAATGAAGTCCCATAACAGTGCTTCCACAGGACATTGCAACCAGAAGACTTTCCTGACTCACCCTCAACACTTTGATATTAACAAACCTGTCCTACTCTTCCAAAGCTATATTCTCAGaattgttttctatttaataGAATTCTGAGTTAAACACAGCTGCTTGATGAAGCCTTGTAACTTTAagaaccaattttttttttaaagttctctcCTCTTTAAAGCAGTTTACTAAAAGCAGAAACTATGAGCCATACTAAACTGATATTTGCAAAAGCTAGTcttactattaaaataaatggagtGACTGTACTGAAAAGGCTTTAGAGTGTAAAACAAAAGGCTGCATTGCTCCCACTGGGTATATCAATATGTGTACACCACATTTCTCCAGGGTTACCTAGCTTTGTGGCAATGCCGCCATGCTACAAACTTATGCATCATTCTCCTTTTAAGTAACATGAATCAATTACACTTCTGCTCTCAAAAGATGTCCCAAACCATTTTGGACATGCTGAACAAAgaatatttatgttaaaaaatgcagtatttttgcttttgatcGTGGATAGGTGCCAGAGTGATTGCCGCCTTCACAATCAATGGTTGCATTCATATTAGTGCAGTTTAAAGAGTACATGATGGGTTCAAAGTGTATACGTAGATCATATCACAGTCAGATTGAGAAGACTGGTGTGGGTTGGCAAGTACACATGCTGGACATGCTCTACACGAGATCTGCAAACAGGACACgactggaaaggaaaaacattagGAAATTAGTTTACTTCGTATTTTGAGAGTCTCTACACTTATTGGAGACTTCCCTCCATGTACACAATAACAGAGCAGTTTTCCATAATCGCCATATTTAAAACAGGGTATCATGAGAAACATGCAGCTAATTCTTACTCTCGCCGCAAGTTAGCACAGCTAAAACTTATCTTTCAAACATGTCATCTAAACAGAATGTTCTTTGGAATTAGTTTAccacaaacaaaattttaaaaacaagttttcctaCAATATCAATGTAAACATATTAATCCATGACTTAAGTATACAGAAAACCAAAGCCTCCACATATGTGGTAACTCATTTAATGGCATTGCAATTACCTGTAATTGGGCAGCACAGGTCTTGCAGCATACTGTGTGGCCACAGGGACAAAAGGTcgaatttatttcttcttcacaaCACACCATACAAAGCATGGACTCCTTTAGCTTCCGCAACTTCTCTTGCAGAGCTTTTGTTTGTTGGCAGCTAAGACCCTCACAATTGTCACAGTTCATGCTACTTTCTGAAGACTTAAGGGGAGAACTTGGTGGGGTTTGGTCACTTCTTGAAACAAGATCCACGATGCCAGCATTATAAAGAGCTCGCCTTGCATGATCATAAACTTCTTTTGATGTTCTTTTAATGTCAAAGACATATTTTTTACCAAgattaatgttttcattcagGAATAGAGATGCTAGGTGACCCTTTAAGTCTCGACTGTACTGCATCATGACAGCACTGGTGACAGTGTCACACCTATAAAACAGGACAAATGCAAAACTTGGTTAGTTAATACCAATAAACCTATCCCTACAATAATTTGTTCCCAAAGTTGAACTAACAGcactgaaagcaaacagagcAGTCTGAGGTAATATTCAAGCTCCTGAATGTTGTTTGCATGACAACTCTACTTTGAAAAGCGTAAACTGGAAAAGCAACAGTTATTTTACATCTTCAAAAATATGAAGTGTCTGGAGTCAGCCTATGGAAGGGACTTAAGGCATTATGCTAATATAAACAGCCAGCGCTTGCTTAATCCACAGTTCAGCTTGCCAACATCTCTGTACATGGTAATTTCCATCACTGCATTAAAGAAATCCAATTAATAGTCTTTGGCATAACACCTCTTTCTTTATACAGGCTCTCGAAAATTTTTAGCATGGAGTCAAGTAATGTCTTTAACCAAATTTCCACTCAGTACTTTATACACTAGTATTATATCATCTGAAGGGAACCAGTGTGAATGCAATGTAGAGAATTAAATTAAGGCATTTGTATTTGCTACTGAGTATTTCAGCTACCCTAACCATGCTTGTCACATATTTCAGTGATATAGTTAAATCTGCAGAAGCCTATTAAGGCATATAACTTCTCTAGACaacataggaaagaaaacacaaacacagaacaCAAGGACTACAGCCTCACAGGGCCTAAGGTCCAAGATCTAAGCTTATGGCCAAATGCTATTGCCTAACTAAAATTCTgcttaaattaaaatcagaaactgCGAAGGACTGCAGAAGTTACAAGCAGAGACAAAGATCAAAAAGTTAAGACTGTCTAAGAAGTTATATAATGCTTTAATAGCCTGGAAAAAAGTATGAAGAGTGCAAAACAGCAGTGCAAGGGCATATAATTACAGAGCAGAACAAGACATGCTTCACTTCAGGCTCACAAAATAAGCAGTGGTTAGCTGCTGATTACCTGCAGTGGTTAGAAAGGCAACCAGTTGATGTTAATTGCTGTAACTGTATTAAATGATCTTAATTTGAGAAGCTGGACAGGTCTTTGCCTAGTGTATTTACTTTCCTGTGCTTTAAGTTCAATTCTTCTCTTACAAAGTAATTGAAACTGATGTGTGGTTAATTTAGAGAAAACACCACTAAGTGTCTTTGACAGTTAGTTCTACTGACCTGTGTTGGACCTCACAGTAGGAATGAAaaggggtttaaaaaaaaacagccatcAACAAATGAGTATAGCACCCCTACCTCAAAGAACAATAGAATAAAGACACAGATAGCTGCTGGCATGAAACAAAATCCTGGGCATGTGAGCAAGGACAGAGGAATTGTAGGAAGATTTCCATACATGGGATGGGAAGGTGGCATACAGATAACTTCTAGCAACTGGAAGAACCAAATAAAGGAGAAACAAGGAGTACATGTGCATATAAGCTACACCTACACATTCTGAAGGACAtgatctttcttctcctttgctctCTCATCCTCCCTCTTACACAGGGACAAGAAATGTATGTATTGTTTATAAAGTATCAAAGAACACAGTAAGCTTATATTCTGAAGTGCTGTTATTCACAGTGGTAGACTGAGAAGTTTTGCTTACTTGCCTTGTACTCCCACCCCAcaaaatggaaagcagcaaaaacCTGTTCAGCTTCTGGAGTTAAGAGAAAAGTAGAGGCTGCAAAGACAATGAAATTTTGCAGAGAATTTCTGAAGTGCAGTCAGACTGCTGGCTGCTTAAGCACTTAATTCAAATACTGTGGAGAAGACCAGCAGCAGTTGACTCTAGCGGCCACACTGACCTGTAAAATGCATGCGTCTCTGTAATTGCTCTATAGAGTCCACTTGCTGCTCTTGTACTGATCATCTTAAACAAGAGAACTACACTATTACCAGACTCCTTGGTAACAGTCAGATATACATTCTTCCCAGACTGAGTTGCCATTTGAACAACAGGATAAGCAATCCtataaatgaatataaaaaagaaaggttacTTAGCTTTTCAGGATAAGGGCATTTTCCACAAACTACTACAGTGCACTTTTATCAGAAGTTACAAGGATCTCCAACTGTTGTCTGTAATGCTGGGTTGAGGATGCCACctcaaaaatacatataaaaatcaaGAGTATAAAGGCCAGTTGTCATCCTGATTATAAGCAGGTAGTGTCCTCAGACCCTACACTCCAATAGCTCCTTTTAGTAATTCATAAAGCAGTTTTGTATATTTATGTAAGAACTAGAGGCATGCtcagtacttctgaaaaatggaagatgaaaatAGTTCCACAAAACACATACCTGTTGATAGGACTGAAGTCATCTTTACAGATGGATATGCCTTCAGGTCCAACACCAATAAGGAGTTTTTGCCCTTCACTATCTCTCACTGAGTGCCACTCTACCCCATAGTTCTCCAGTGCTGTAACAATCTGTAGAACCTGGTATTCAGCAGAAGCTTGACTTAGACCTTCTAGCTCCTTGTGCTTTGCAATAATGCTGTCGATAAAAAGATTAAGGATAGGTGAAATAACTCAAGTATGTGCCGTTACTGTCAGCAGCTTGTTTTAACATGGCTTTTCAGATGACCTAGTTAAACAGATTATTAAATGCTCCCGACCTGCTTTATCTGGCTATAGATTTCCAGTAATCATGAACTGGAAAGAACTGAGAATTACCAAAACATCCTGAGAATGTTCAGGAGACAATATTGTGCATTTgcttagaaattaaaaagctacATTGATTCAAGGCTTTCCAACTAACACCCCCCCACCAACGTATTTACCTGAACAACCACTAAGTTCATAACTAAAAAAAGTCTACAGGAAAGCATGACAC
Coding sequences:
- the MYLIP gene encoding E3 ubiquitin-protein ligase MYLIP → MLCYVTRPDAVVMEVEVEAKANGEDCLNQVCRRLGIIEVDYFGLQFTGSKGENLWLNLRNRISQQMDGLAPYRLKLRVKFFVEPHLILQEQTRHMFFLHIKEDLLAGNLQCSSEHAIELSALLAQMKFGDYNQNTAKYNYEELCAKELTTTILESIIAKHKELEGLSQASAEYQVLQIVTALENYGVEWHSVRDSEGQKLLIGVGPEGISICKDDFSPINRIAYPVVQMATQSGKNVYLTVTKESGNSVVLLFKMISTRAASGLYRAITETHAFYRCDTVTSAVMMQYSRDLKGHLASLFLNENINLGKKYVFDIKRTSKEVYDHARRALYNAGIVDLVSRSDQTPPSSPLKSSESSMNCDNCEGLSCQQTKALQEKLRKLKESMLCMVCCEEEINSTFCPCGHTVCCKTCAAQLQSCPVCRSRVEHVQHVYLPTHTSLLNLTVI